Proteins encoded by one window of Nevskiales bacterium:
- a CDS encoding D-alanine--D-alanine ligase, translated as MNRKVKNAKDFGRVAVLYGGWAPEREVSLVSGAAVLQSLLKQGVDATGVDLSRERLLKLEAEGFDRAFNVLHGIGGEDGVVQAALELMGIPYTGSGVLASALSMDKRVTKLVWAAQGIPTPLHRVLTDGTDFAQLAEEIGLPLFVKPADAGSSIGLTKVKRAEDIEPAYRHARQYCRTVLAERFVAGGEYTCAVLDGQALPLIRIEPDGEFYDYNAKYVSDNTRYHCPAGLAPEQEEQLRALALKAFQLTGASGWGRVDFLLDAEDKPWFLELNTVPGMTSHSLVPMAARAAGLSFDELVWRVLESSLPGNGT; from the coding sequence ATGAATCGGAAAGTGAAAAACGCCAAAGACTTTGGGCGTGTGGCCGTGCTGTACGGCGGCTGGGCGCCGGAGCGCGAGGTGTCGCTGGTCAGCGGTGCGGCGGTGCTGCAGTCGCTGCTGAAGCAGGGCGTGGACGCGACCGGCGTGGACCTGAGTCGCGAGCGCTTGCTGAAGCTTGAGGCCGAGGGTTTCGACCGCGCCTTCAACGTGCTGCACGGCATCGGCGGCGAGGACGGCGTGGTGCAGGCCGCGCTCGAGCTGATGGGCATTCCCTACACCGGCAGCGGCGTGCTGGCCTCGGCGCTGTCCATGGACAAGCGCGTCACCAAGCTGGTGTGGGCGGCGCAGGGCATCCCCACGCCGCTGCACCGCGTGCTGACGGACGGCACCGACTTCGCCCAGCTGGCCGAGGAGATCGGCCTGCCGCTCTTCGTGAAGCCCGCCGACGCCGGCTCCAGCATCGGCCTGACCAAGGTCAAGCGTGCGGAGGATATCGAGCCGGCCTATCGGCACGCGCGTCAGTACTGCCGCACGGTGCTGGCCGAGCGCTTCGTCGCCGGCGGCGAGTACACCTGCGCGGTGCTCGACGGCCAGGCGCTGCCCCTGATCCGCATCGAGCCGGACGGCGAGTTCTACGACTACAACGCCAAGTACGTGTCGGACAACACGCGCTACCACTGTCCCGCCGGACTGGCGCCGGAGCAGGAGGAACAGCTGCGGGCGCTGGCGCTGAAGGCCTTCCAGCTGACCGGCGCCAGCGGCTGGGGGCGCGTGGATTTCCTGCTGGATGCCGAGGACAAACCCTGGTTCCTGGAGCTCAACACGGTGCCGGGCATGACCTCGCACAGCCTGGTGCCGATGGCGGCGCGCGCCGCGGGGCTGAGCTTCGATGAACTGGTCTGGCGTGTGCTGGAAAGCTCGCTGCCGGGGAATGGGACATGA
- a CDS encoding UDP-N-acetylenolpyruvoylglucosamine reductase: LQTLPVADFQVSYRTVRGPAPDLCFIAADMRFPPDPEARAREEIRDLLAQRREKQPIGQPSCGSVFRNPPGDHAARLIEAAGLKGRRIGDAVVSIKHANFILNGGEARADDIEDLVHQVQAEVRRLHGIELEPEVRIVGERGRA, from the coding sequence AACTGCAGACGCTGCCGGTCGCGGATTTCCAGGTCAGCTATCGCACGGTCCGCGGGCCCGCGCCGGACCTGTGCTTCATCGCCGCCGACATGCGTTTCCCGCCCGATCCGGAGGCGCGCGCGCGCGAGGAGATCCGCGACCTTTTGGCGCAGCGGCGCGAAAAGCAGCCGATCGGCCAGCCGAGCTGCGGCTCGGTGTTCCGCAACCCGCCTGGCGACCATGCCGCGCGCCTGATTGAGGCCGCGGGCCTGAAGGGCCGGCGTATCGGCGACGCCGTGGTCTCGATCAAGCATGCCAATTTCATTCTCAACGGCGGCGAGGCACGCGCCGACGACATCGAGGACCTGGTGCATCAGGTGCAGGCGGAAGTGCGGCGCCTGCATGGCATCGAGCTGGAACCGGAGGTACGGATCGTGGGGGAGCGGGGACGGGCATGA